In Granulicella mallensis MP5ACTX8, the sequence CGATGGAAGCGCGCGATTCGAACAGCAGGTGCTGGCCAACCGGAGCCACCAGTACCGGAGTGATGACGGGGAAATAACTCGTGTTTCCGCCTGTCGTGTTGGTTAGAAAGCCGGCTGCGCCGGAGATCAAAGGAACATCCTGGGCGGTCAGGGCCGGTGCGAGGCAGAGCGCGCCCAGCGAAAGCAGCGTGATGGCAATGCTTCGCGAGAGTCTGCAATGTTTGAGGTGCGTTCGGTAGCTCATCGTGATTTCAAGCTACAGAATCGGCCAGTATCAGTGTGTCCGGGAAATGTCTGAAGGGTGTCATCGGTTTGTCACCGATGTTTTGCCCTATCGCACGGCCGACATGGCCGCGCGGAACAACTGCTCAAAGTCGCCTGCAACGGCTGCATCTTTCGCTGCCGTCTCCACGGCCTTTTGCGCAACGGGCCGCGCATAGCCGAGGTTGACCAGCGCGCTCAGTACGTCGTCGGCAACCGTGCCCAGGGAGAACCTCGCGCCGGTCTCGGGCGTAGAGCCGACCATGTCGTCGAGCTTGTCCTTCAGCTCCAGCACCACGCGTTCGGCGGTCTTCTTGCCGATGCCGGGGATCTTCGTCAGCGTAGCGTGATCGCCCGCGCGAATCGCGCCGACCAGCCGCTCGGCGCTGATGCCGCTCAGTACAGTTATCGCTAACTTAGGCCCAATTCCGGAGATCGTCAGCAGCTTCTCGAAGAGCCGTTTCTCGGTCAGCTCCGCGAATCCGAAGAGCGCCAGCGCATCTTCGCGAACATGCGTGTGAACATGCAGCTTCGCCTCCGCGCCCTCCGCACCAAGCTCGGTGAAGGTGGTGATGGAGATAGCGAGCTCGTAGCCCACGCCGTTGCAGTCGACGATAACGGCGTTAGAGGCTTTGCTGAGAATACGTCCGCGTAGATAGGCGATCACAGGGCGATTCTACTAAGAACAGGAAACAGGAAGGAGGAAACAGGCAACAACGCCTATGGCACGGGATCCAATCCGCCTTTGCTGAAGGGATGGCAGCGTGCGAGCCGGCGCAGGGCCAGCCAGCCTCCGCGCAGCCAGCCGTGGCGCACCACGGCAACGTAGGCGTACTCGCTGCAGGTCGGCAGATACTTGCATTGGCCCACACTGAAGGTGTGCAGCATCGGAGAGAGGATGCGCTTGTAGAACGCCAGCAGCA encodes:
- the yidD gene encoding membrane protein insertion efficiency factor YidD → MSAGAGRPSSRERIAAVLLAFYKRILSPMLHTFSVGQCKYLPTCSEYAYVAVVRHGWLRGGWLALRRLARCHPFSKGGLDPVP
- the ruvA gene encoding Holliday junction branch migration protein RuvA, with the translated sequence MIAYLRGRILSKASNAVIVDCNGVGYELAISITTFTELGAEGAEAKLHVHTHVREDALALFGFAELTEKRLFEKLLTISGIGPKLAITVLSGISAERLVGAIRAGDHATLTKIPGIGKKTAERVVLELKDKLDDMVGSTPETGARFSLGTVADDVLSALVNLGYARPVAQKAVETAAKDAAVAGDFEQLFRAAMSAVR